The following are from one region of the Sorghum bicolor cultivar BTx623 chromosome 2, Sorghum_bicolor_NCBIv3, whole genome shotgun sequence genome:
- the LOC8081584 gene encoding peroxidase 1 — MMASVTAAARAAAAVLLLVVAAPSADAHLAMGAYNKTCPQAEDVVLKEMTSMVAKSPDVAGAVLRLFSVDCFVGGCEGSILLDSTPGNTAEKDAPLNQGVRGYEVVDAIKAKLDAACPAVVSCADTLALAARDSVRLTKGPFIPLPTGRRDGNRSVAADVALNSPPPGANITDIIALFATKFNLTAKDVAVLSGAHTIGKARCSTVSPRLYNFGGQNGASDPTLDANYTATLRGQCKPGDNATLVYLDPPTPTTFDTDYYALVAGNKGLLSTDAALLLDATTSAYVARQANATATAAAASEFFADFATSFVAMSKLGVLTHHNGEIRQVCSKVNPPSPSSSTSTAAAQLTATGGLAVALLALAVALVL; from the exons ATGATGGCCAGCGTCACCGCAGCAGCAagagcagcggcggcggtgctGCTCCTGGTTGTGGCGGCGCCGTCGGCGGACGCCCACTTGGCGATGGGCGCGTACAACAAGACGTGCCCGCAGGCGGAGGACGTGGTGTTGAAGGAGATGACGTCCATGGTGGCCAAGTCGCCGGACGTGGCGGGCGCCGTGCTCCGGCTCTTCTCCGTGGACTGCTTCGTGGGCGGCTGCGAGGGCTCCATCCTGCTCGACTCCACACCCGGCAACACCGCCGAGAAGGACGCGCCGCTGAACCAGGGAGTCCGCGGCTACGAGGTGGTGGACGCCATCAAGGCCAAGCTCGACGCCGCTTGCCCCGCCGTCGTCTCCTGCGCCGACACGCTCGCCCTCGCCGCGCGTGACTCCGTCAGGCTG ACGAAAGGCCCGTTCATCCCGCTCCCGACTGGCCGGAGGGACGGCAACAGGTCGGTGGCCGCCGACGTGGCCCTGAACTCGCCGCCGCCGGGCGCCAACATCACCGACATCATCGCCCTGTTTGCTACAAAGTTCAACCTCACCGCCAAGGACGTCGCTGTCCTCTCCG GCGCACACACAATCGGGAAGGCGAGGTGCTCGACGGTGTCGCCGCGGCTTTACAACTTCGGCGGGCAGAACGGCGCGTCGGACCCCACGCTGGACGCCAACTACACGGCCACCCTCCGCGGGCAGTGCAAGCCCGGCGACAACGCCACCCTCGTCTACCTCGACCCTCCCACGCCGACGACCTTCGACACCGACTACTACGCCCTCGTCGCCGGCAACAAGGGCCTCCTTTCCACCGACGCCGCCCTCCTCCTCGACGCCACCACCAGCGCCTACGTCGCGCGCCAGGCcaacgccaccgccaccgcggcCGCGGCGAGCGAGTTCTTCGCCGACTTCGCAACGTCCTTCGTCGCCATGAGCAAGCTCGGCGTGCTCACGCACCACAACGGCGAGATCAGGCAGGTCTGCTCCAAGGTCAACCCGCCGTCGCCGTCCAGCAGTACCAGCACCGCTGCTGCCCAGCTGACCGCTACCGGTGGGTTGGCAGTGGCACTACTCGCTCTCGCTGTGGCTCTCGTGCTCTAA
- the LOC8081586 gene encoding peroxidase 3, with the protein MASSSLSSSFRRLVVLQLAAAAAATLILTLGGVAQAQLQYDYYNSTCPGVEDLVRNALLAKFADDMTLPASLLRLHFHDCFAAGCDATIMLRSRNGTAQRDADPNATVRGYEAIEEVKATVEEQCPLTVSCADIMAMAARDAVNYTKGPAYQVETGRRDGNVSRKEDAVRSLPPADGNVTVLTQYFAAQNLSMKDMTVLSAAHTIGVAHCSSFSQRLYNYTGAGDQDPSLDTEYANNLTAVCGPSRMVSVQPLDPVSLNTFDTGYFQSVYSHRALLASDAALLNDSFTAPYVTLMATNDSYAPTFFHDFSVSMVKMGRIAVRTGNDGEIRATCAIYVD; encoded by the coding sequence ATGGCCTCCTCCAGCCTGTCGTCGTCGTTCCGGAGGCTGGTGGTGCTCCAGctcgcggcagcggcggcggcgaccctGATCCTAACCCTGGGCGGCGTCGCGCAGGCGCAGCTGCAGTACGACTACTACAACTCGACGTGCCCAGGCGTGGAGGACCTGGTGCGCAACGCCCTGCTGGCCAAGTTCGCCGACGACATGACGCTCCCAGCGAGCCTCCTCCGGCTGCACTTCCACGACTGCTTCGCCGCCGGGTGCGACGCCACCATCATGCTCAGGTCGCGCAACGGCACGGCGCAGCGCGACGCGGACCCGAACGCGACGGTGCGCGGGTACGAGGCCATCGAGGAGGTGAAGGCCACGGTGGAGGAGCAGTGCCCGCTCACGGTGTCCTGCGCCGACATCATGGCCATGGCGGCCCGCGACGCCGTGAACTACACCAAGGGACCGGCGTACCAGGTGGAGACGGGGCGGCGCGACGGCAACGTCTCCCGGAAGGAGGACGCGGTGCGGTCCCTTCCCCCCGCCGACGGCAACGTCACCGTGCTCACGCAGTACTTCGCCGCCCAGAACCTGAGCATGAAGGACATGACCGTGCTGTCGGCGGCGCACACCATCGGCGTCGCGCACTGCTCGTCCTTCTCGCAGCGGCTGTACAACTACACCGGCGCCGGCGACCAGGACCCGTCGCTGGACACGGAGTACGCCAACAATCTCACGGCGGTGTGCGGGCCGTCGAGAATGGTCAGCGTGCAGCCGCTGGACCCGGTGTCGCTCAACACCTTCGACACGGGCTACTTCCAGTCCGTGTACAGCCACCGGGCGCTGCTCGCCTCCGACGCCGCGCTGCTCAATGACAGCTTCACGGCGCCCTACGTCACGCTCATGGCCACCAACGACTCCTACGCCCCGACCTTCTTCCACGACTTCAGCGTCTCCATGGTCAAGATGGGAAGGATCGCCGTGCGCACCGGCAACGACGGCGAGATCAGGGCCACATGCGCCATCTACGTCGACTGA
- the LOC8081587 gene encoding uclacyanin 1, with amino-acid sequence MATMSKAAILAVVVALAVQLAAAADHPVGGDGSWDASGNGYDAWSAKQTFKQGDTLSFKFASSHDVTEVTKAGYDACSGGSNAVKSYTGTSATVKLSAPGKRYFICSVPGHCAAGMKLEVTVTAPAPSSKSKPRHQRSVAPTPAPAPATDGELPNVASPDAAPSPKSSDAATIAMLGGKAVVGLAVAVAAALAM; translated from the exons ATGGCAACAATGTCCAAGGCCGCCATCCTCGCCGTCGTGGTTGCTCTGGCGGTGCAGCTCGCCGCCGCGGCGGACCACCCCGTGGGAGGCGACGGCTCCTGGGACGCCAGCGGCAACGGCTACGACGCCTGGTCCGCCAAGCAGACGTTCAAGCAAGGCGACACCTTGT CGTTCAAGTTCGCGTCGTCGCACGACGTCACGGAGGTGACCAAGGCCGGCTACGACGCCTGCTCCGGCGGCAGCAACGCCGTCAAGTCCTACACCGGCACCAGCGCCACCGTGAAGCTGTCCGCGCCAGGGAAGCGCTACTTCATCTGCAGCGTGCCGGGCCACTGCGCCGCGGGCATGAAGCTCGAGGTCACCGTCACCGCGCCCGCGCCATCGTCCAAGAGCAAGCCCCGCCACCAGAGGAGCGTCGCCCCGACCCCGGCACCCGCGCCGGCCACCGACGGCGAGCTGCCCAACGTGGCCTCGCCCGACGCCGCGCCGTCCCCCAAGTCGTCGGACGCCGCCACCATCGCCATGCTCGGAGGCAAGGCTGTCGTGGGGCTCGCTGTCGCCGTGGCCGCCGCCTTGGCCATGTGA
- the LOC8081588 gene encoding vegetative cell wall protein gp1: MRGGCYVGKATKIFLALLAALAVVGVVLAFRAVLHRAAAKSSSNSASSACAAADACQPVLPDTDPTVQQPATAARPPPTPAQNPTFPSPDAATWPPPPPPPSQPTPVPETPLQPPPSPVPVPVLPPPQQQLPPPAPVVPPPPAFPSPTPPPAEIASPPPALASPPPDLLPPPPTPPALPSSPDAPPAAPEAPSPTAS; the protein is encoded by the coding sequence ATGCGGGGCGGCTGCTACGTCGGCAAGGCCACCAAGATCTTCCTCGCCCTCCTCGCCGccctcgccgtcgtcggcgtcgTCCTCGCCTTCCGCGCCGTCCTCCACCGCGCCGCCGCCAAGTCCAGCTCAAACTCCGCCTCATCCGcgtgcgccgccgccgacgcgtgCCAGCCCGTCCTGCCCGACACCGACCCTACCGTCCAGCAACCCGCCACGGCCGCCCGCCCACCGCCCACGCCCGCTCAAAATCCCACCTTTCCTTCCCCGGACGCCGCCacctggccgccgccgccgccgccgccctcgcaGCCAACGCCTGTGCCCGAGACCCCTCTACAACCCCCGCCgtcgccggtgccggtgcccgTGCTCCCACCTCCTCAGCAGCAGCTGCCCCCGCCGGCACCAGTCGTGCCGCCCCCGCCGGCATTCCCGTCACCGACGCCGCCACCGGCGGAGATCGCGTCGCCCCCGCCCGCACTCGCGTCGCCACCGCCAGACCTGCTGCCGCCGCCTCCAACGCCACCTGCGTTGCCGTCCTCGCCTGATGCGCCGCCGGCCGCCCCAGAGGCGCCCAGCCCGACGGCGTCTTGA
- the LOC8054499 gene encoding photosynthetic NDH subunit of lumenal location 3, chloroplastic has translation MATYLNAPPAATTMAASYCHAFSGGSLRLLRPSRPTLHVTCQASSSSSQQQPSPSRRSACLGLGLSFACAVLLRPRAVAAATDGGDEEPANNGWWLTEFPLPTPKIVNKEINNAETGTRSFIKNGIYMADIGPSFAAHAYRLRSTAFDLLALEDLLGKDASNYVNKYLRLKSTFMYYDFDKLISAADDKPTFVDLANRLFDSFETLQEAVTAKDDDRISGRYAETKVILQELMAKMA, from the exons ATGGCGACTTATCTCAACGCACCGCCGGCAGCTACCACCATGGCTGCAAGCTACTGCCATGCCTTCTCCGGCGGCAGCCTCCGTCTGCTCCGGCCGAGCCGACCCACGCTGCACGTGACGTGCCAagcctcctcgtcctcctcccagCAGCAGCCGTCCCCGTCCAGGAGGTCAGCCTGCCTCGGCCTCGGCCTCAGCTTCGCGTGCGCCGTCCTGCTCCGCCCacgcgccgtcgccgccgcaacCGACGGCGGCGACGAGGAGCCGGCCAACAACGGCTGGTGGCTCACCGAGTTCCCCTTGCCAACGCCCAAGATCGTCAACA AGGAGATCAACAACGCCGAGACAGGGACGCGGTCCTTCATCAAGAACGGCATCTACATGGCGGACATCGGCCCCAGCTTCGCGGCGCACGCGTACCGGCTGCGCAGCACGGCCTTCGACCTGCTGGCGCTGGAGGACCTGCTCGGCAAGGACGCCTCCAACTACGTCAACAAGTACCTCCGACTCAAGTCCACCTTCATGTACTACGACTTCGACAAGCTCATCTCCGCCGCCGACGACAAGCCCACCTTCGTCGACCTCGCCAACCGCCTCTTCGACAGCTTCGAGACGCTCCAGGAGGCCGTCACCGCCAAGGACGACGACAGGATAAGCGGCCGCTACGCAGAGACCAAGGTCATCCTCCAGGAGCTCATGGCGAAGATGGCCTAG
- the LOC8081589 gene encoding kinesin-like protein KIN-14N → MSARGVRPGVLQHKENNPADAQPGKRQRTAGTGRAPLAAAPPPEEPMVFAGREDVEALLNEKMKGKNKMDYKGKSEQMMEYIKKVRACIRWLLEREDINLAEIKRINGQLEATHKQHSEIVADLENNIEETKSVYEELQKQCASLQEALKIVEAEKMDALSSLRDEREARMGVESLRNGLLEDLNRVKLEEKRLTDQIKMLQDTNKRLQEYNTSLQQYNSNLQADATKNAETIAKLQKEKNTMVETMNGLKDHANSVKMQLDIAKSLQNEAAKQKTDLLKEVESLRMELQHVREERDTKSAQVDSLLAEIGTYKEKTGKTAIQLDSAMAKTSALEETCSSQRKMIETLEIKLAAANEKLKRSDMTASETMTEYENMKKMLESALSRLEEAEQTILDGEKLRKKLHNTILELKGNIRVFCRVRPLLPNESGAVSYPKSGENLGRGIELLHNAQGYSFTFDKVFDHSASQEHVFIEISQLVQSALDGYKVCIFAYGQTGSGKTYTMMGNPEFEDQKGMIPRSLEQIFQASQALNSQGWRYKMQASMLEIYNETIRDLLVTNRMAAQDGGPTKYSIKHDANGNTIVSDLTVVDVTTINEVSSLLRRAAQSRSVGRTQMNEESSRSHCVFTLRIFGVNEGTDQQVQGVLNLIDLAGSERLNKSGATGDRLKETLAINKSLSCLSDVIFSIAKKEEHVPFRNSKLTYLLQPCLGGDSKTLMFVNLAPEVSSAAESLCSLRFAARVNSCEIGIPRRQTQTRSSQ, encoded by the exons ATGTCCGCGCGAGGGGTGCGCCCGGGGGTGCTGCAACACAAGGAGAACAACCCGGCGGACGCGCAGCCCGGGAAGCGCCAGCGCACCGCCGGGACCGGGAgggcgccgctcgccgccgcgccgccgccggaggagCCCATGGTGTTCGCGGGCAGGGAGGACGTCGAAGCCCTCCTCAACGAGAAGATGAAAGGGAAGAACAAGATGGACTACAAG GGGAAGAGCGAGCAGATGATGGAATACATCAAGAAGGTTCGAGCCTGTATCAGATGGCTTCTTGAGAGGGAAGACATAAATCTTGCTGAAATCAAGAGGATCAATGGTCAGCTTGAGGCGACACACAAACAACATTctgagatag TGGCTGACTTGGAGAATAATATTGAAGAAACAAAATCAGTATACGAGGAACTTCAAAAACAATGTGCATCTCTACAAGAGGCTCTGAAGATAGTGGAGGCCGAAAAAATG GATGCCCTGAGCTCTCTAAGAGATGAAAGGGAAGCAAGGATGGGTGTGGAATCTTTGCGGAATGGACTTTTGGAAGATCTGAACAGGGTGAAGTTGGAGGAGAAACGCCTTACTGACCAG ATTAAGATGCTTCAGGACACAAATAAGAGGCTTCAAGAATATAACACAAGCTTGCAGCAATACAATAGCAACCTCCAAGCAGATGCAACAAAGAATGCTGAAACAATAGCAAAGTTgcaaaaggagaagaatactatggtTGAGACAATGAATGGTCTGAAAGATCATGCTAACTCGGTAAAAATGCAACTAGACATTGCAAAG TCTTTGCAAAATGAAGCTGCAAAGCAAAAGACCGATTTATTGAAGGAAGTTGAAAGTCTTAGAATGGAGCTTCAGCATGTAAGGGAGGAACGTGACACTAAATCTGCTCAAGTAGATTCTTTGCTGGCTGAAATTGGAACTTACAAAGAAAAGACTGGAAAAACTGCCATTCAGTTAGACAGTGCCATGGCCAAAACGTCTGCTCTCGAG GAAACATGTTCGTCCCAAAGAAAGATGATAGAGACATTGGAAATTAAGCTTGCAGCTGCCAATGAAAAGTTAAAG AGGTCTGATATGACGGCCTCAGAAACCATGACTGAGTATGAGAACATGAAGAAAATGTTGGAGAGTGCTCTGTCACGCCTTGAAGAGGCTGAGCAAACAATTCTGGATGGAGAGAAGTTACGGAAAAAGTTACATAACACAATTCTT GAGTTGAAGGGAAACATCAGGGTATTTTGTAGAGTAAGGCCTTTGCTGCCAAATGAATCAGGAGCGGTCTCATATCCAAAGAGTGGAGAAAACTTAGGCCGAGGCATTGAGTTGTTACATAATG CACAAGGATATTCATTTACTTTTGATAAAGTATTTGATCATTCAGCATCACAAGAACACGTGTTCATAGAAATATCTCAACTCGTCCAAAGTGCCCTAGATGGCTATAAG GTTTGCATATTTGCCTACGGGCAAACTGGTTCCGGTAAAACATATACAATGATGGGCAATCCTGAGTTCGAAGATCAAAAAGGAATGATACCTCGATCTCTGGAGCAGATTTTTCAAGCAAGCCAGGCACTTAACTCACAGGGTTGGAGATATAAGATGCAG GCCTCAATGTTGGAGATTTACAATGAGACCATACGCGACTTGCTTGTGACAAATCGCATGGCTGCTCAGGATGGTGGTCCTACAAAGTACAGTATCAAGCATGATGCCAATGGTAACACAATCGTGTCAGACCTTACAGTCGTTGATGTAACTACTATCAACGAAGTTTCTTCTCTCCTCAGGCGGGCTGCTCAGAGCAG ATCAGTTGGGAGAACACAAATGAATGAAGAATCATCCAGAAGTCACTGTGTTTTCACTCTTCGGATATTCGGTGTAAATGAg GGAACGGATCAACAAGTGCAAGGAGTGCTCAATCTTATAGATCTAGCAGGCAGTGAGCGTCTGAACAAAAGTGGTGCCACTGGTGATCGGCTGAAAGAAACTCTG GCTATCAATAAAAGCTTGTCATGCTTAAGTGATGTCATCTTCTCGATTGCAAAGAAAGAGGAACATGTTCCGTTCAGGAACTCAAAACTGACATATCTGCTTCAG CCGTGTCTCGGAGGGGACTCCAAGACGCTGATGTTTGTGAATCTGGCTCCTGAAGTATCATCGGCTGCGGAGTCTCTTTGCTCACTCCGGTTTGCTGCAAGGGTGAACTCCTGCGAGATCGGGATCCCCCGGCGCCAAACCCAAACGCGGAGCTCACAATGA
- the LOC8054500 gene encoding uncharacterized protein LOC8054500 translates to MGFNPPVPQQDSDWEIRAAVQVSLLLQVFLIFVGPMRKRSSSPTPRFIVWSCYLLADWVADLALGLLLNNMGNIGGGGGGGNSSSSFGLKRGGGGGTAGPGSNNNNNNAASSSGSSSPIIFSFWTPFLLLHLGGPDTITAYSLEDNELWLRHLIGLLFELFSACVIFFCSLHGNPMIHATVLMFVVGIIKYAERTFSLYSGSVDGFRNKILDPPEPGPNYAKLMTEFDSKKKAGLVVEIDIANGEAEQAHKEMENQETTRLVSKEKSVEARAYDFFLVFRRLFVNVILSFKERRQSQAFFLERDNMKASEAFEVIEVELNFIYDMVYTKAPVAYTRTGWVLRCICSACLVSALLIFFFLDKPAHHIQPVDVGITYALLLGGLALDAAALLMIFFSNRAQVYLEEPRRRLGWLKWLRQATKRWRTRRWSGKTSQLNLVEYCLGKPGIYSNRGGRRWLHKMAEKMHVDEIVDDFVFIRRVPLRSKQEEEEQESPLLLDFIFEGLKPAAEMLKAKGKGEIMEMCNCRGKRVVQRHAAEMKKAIEDNEEAKRLAMDRISKSLEEKDEAKRLAMDDMDRIRAEVAEEKMELILNSVVQSDFDESLLLWHIATDLCLLRDYQGPMPQDISRKQVISETLSEYMLYLLIKQPEMLAATAGIGLLRYRDTCEEARRFFGSMEAWIDDSKDARRMLLSVNTSKKPSEVKGDRSKSVLFDAVILAKELRKLEEELMWKVITGVWGEMLTYAAGKCRGSMHVRQLSRGGELITLVWFLMAHMGLGDMYQIQEGDAKAKLIVKDQ, encoded by the coding sequence ATGGGTTTCAACCCTCCGGTGCCGCAGCAGGACAGCGACTGGGAGATCCGGGCGGCGGTGCAGGTGAGCCTGCTCCTCCAGGtgttcctcatcttcgtggGCCCCATGCGCAAGCGCTCCTCGTCTCCGACACCCCGCTTCATCGTCTGGTCTTGCTATCTCCTCGCCGACTGGGTCGCTGACCTCGCCCTTGGCCTCCTCCTCAACAACATGGGCaacatcggcggcggcggcggcggcggcaactcGTCCTCCAGCTTCGGCCTCaagcgcggcggcggtggcggcaccGCTGGCCctggcagcaacaacaacaacaacaacgctGCTAGCAGTAGCGGAAGCAGTAGCCCCATCATCTTCTCGTTCTGGACGCCGTTCCTGCTGCTCCACCTTGGCGGGCCGGACACCATCACCGCCTACTCGCTGGAGGACAACGAGCTGTGGCTCCGCCACCTCATCGGCCTCCTCTTCGAGCTCTTCTCCGCCTGCGTCATCTTCTTCTGTTCCCTGCACGGCAACCCGATGATCCACGCCACCGTGCTCATGTTCGTGGTCGGCATCATCAAGTACGCGGAGCGCACCTTCTCCCTCTACTCCGGCAGCGTCGACGGCTTCCGCAACAAGATCCTTGACCCGCCGGAGCCTGGTCCCAACTACGCCAAGCTGATGACGGAgttcgactccaagaagaaggccgggCTGGTGGTGGAGATCGACATAGCCAACGGCGAGGCCGAGCAGGCACACAAGGAGATGGAGAATCAGGAGACGACGCGGCTGGTGTCCAAGGAGAAGAGCGTGGAGGCTCGCGCCTACGACTTCTTCCTCGTCTTCCGGCGGCTCTTCGTCAACGTGATCCTGAGCTTCAAGGAGCGGCGGCAGAGCCAGGCCTTCTTCCTGGAGCGCGACAACATGAAGGCGAGCGAGGCGTTCGAGGTGATCGAGGTGGAGCTCAACTTCATCTACGACATGGTGTACACCAAGGCGCCCGTCGCCTACACCAGGACCGGCTGGGTGCTCCGCTGCATCTGCTCCGCCTGCCTCGTCTCCGCGctgctcatcttcttcttcctcgacAAGCCGGCGCACCACATCCAGCCCGTCGACGTCGGCATCACCTACGCGCTGCTGCTGGGCGGGCTGGCGctcgacgcggcggcgctgctcatgATCTTCTTCTCCAACCGCGCCCAGGTGTACCTGGAGGAGCCCCGGCGGCGGCTCGGCTGGCTCAAGTGGCTGAGGCAGGCCACCAAGCGGTGGCGGACGCGGCGCTGGTCGGGGAAGACATCGCAGCTCAACCTCGTCGAATACTGCCTCGGCAAGCCGGGAATTTACAGTAACAGAGGTGGACGGCGGTGGCTCCACAAGATGGCCGAGAAGATGCACGTCGACGAGATCGTGGACGACTTCGTCTTCATCCGCCGCGTGCCGCTACGCAgcaagcaggaggaggaggagcaggagtcCCCTCTTCTCCTCGATTTCATCTTCGAAGGCCTCAAGCCAGCGGCGGAGATGCTGAAAGCCAAAGGAAAAGGGGAAATCATGGAGATGTGCAACTGCCGCGGTAAGCGTGTCGTCCAGCGCCACGCCGCGGAGATGAAGAAGGCCATCGAGGATAACGAGGAGGCGAAGCGCCTTGCCATGGATAGAATCAGCAAGTCCCTCGAGGAGAAGGACGAGGCGAAGCGGCTTGCCATGGACGACATGGACaggatcagggccgaggtcgcgGAGGAGAAGATGGAGCTGATCCTGAACAGCGTGGTGCAGAGTGACTTCGACGAATCCCTGCTGCTGTGGCACATCGCCACCGACCTGTGCTTGCTCAGGGACTACCAAGGGCCGATGCCTCAAGACATCTCACGGAAGCAGGTCATCTCCGAGACCCTGTCGGAGTACATGCTGTACCTGCTCATCAAGCAGCCGGAGATGCTGGCGGCGACGGCGGGCATCGGCCTGCTCCGCTACCGGGACACGTGCGAGGAAGCGCGGCGGTTCTTCGGATCCATGGAGGCGTGGATCGACGACAGCAAGGATGCGCGGAGGATGCTGCTGAGCGTGAACACGTCCAAGAAGCCGTCGGAGGTGAAGGGCGACCGGAGCAAGTCGGTGCTGTTCGACGCGGTCATCCTGGCCAAGGAGCTCAGGAAGCTGGAGGAGGAGCTCATGTGGAAGGTCATCACGGGGGTCTGGGGGGAGATGCTCACGTACGCAGCGGGAAAATGCCGGGGGAGCATGCACGTCCGGCAGCTCAGCCGCGGCGGCGAGCTCATCACGCTCGTCTGGTTCCTCATGGCGCACATGGGGCTCGGCGACATGTACCAGATCCAGGAGGGAGACGCCAAGGCCAAGCTCATCGTCAAAGACCAGTAG